One Brassica napus cultivar Da-Ae chromosome C4, Da-Ae, whole genome shotgun sequence genomic region harbors:
- the LOC106397657 gene encoding alcohol acyltransferase 9-like yields the protein MGSLVHVKEATVINPSDQTPSTVLSLSALDSQLFLRFTIEYLLVYSPVSDPVSLSGRLKSALSRALVPYFPFSGRVRDGGGSLEVNCRGQGALFLEAVTDHLTCLDFQKPPRHVTSWRKLLSLNVIDVLAGAPPLVVQLTWLRDGAAALAVGVNHCVSDGIGSAEFLTLFAELSRDSLSHTELKRKHLWDRHLLNPSPVRGSLNHPEFNRVPDLCGFVNRFNAERLVPTSVVFERQRLTELKKLASRLSESNSNKHTSFEVLSAHVWRSWARSLNLPSSQTLKLLFSINVRDRVKPSIPSGFYGNAFVVGCAQTTVKDLTEKGLSHAAMLVKQAKERVGDGYVRSVVEAVSKAKACPDSVGVLILSQWSRLGLERVDFGFGKPVHVGSVCCDRYCLLLPVPEQSDAVKVMVAVPSSAVDSYENLLTCPNA from the coding sequence ATGGGATCATTGGTTCATGTGAAAGAAGCCACAGTCATTAATCCGTCCGACCAAACACCTTCTACTGTTCTGTCTCTCTCCGCCTTAGATTCTCAGCTTTTCCTCCGCTTCACCATCGAGTACCTCCTCGTTTACTCACCCGTTTCCGACCCGGTTTCTCTCTCGGGTCGTCTCAAGTCAGCTCTCTCTCGCGCTCTGGTTCCTTACTTCCCTTTCTCCGGCCGCGTACGCGACGGCGGCGGAAGTCTCGAGGTTAACTGCCGTGGACAAGGTGCTCTCTTTCTCGAAGCTGTCACTGACCACCTCACGTGCCTCGACTTTCAGAAACCTCCCCGGCACGTGACTAGCTGGAGAAAGCTTCTCTCCCTCAACGTCATTGACGTTCTCGCCGGCGCTCCACCCCTCGTCGTCCAGCTCACTTGGCTCAGAGACGGCGCCGCAGCTCTAGCCGTCGGTGTAAACCACTGCGTCTCCGACGGGATCGGAAGCGCAGAGTTTCTCACCTTGTTCGCCGAGTTGTCCAGAGACTCGCTGAGTCATACCGAGTTGAAACGGAAACACTTGTGGGATCGCCATTTGCTTAACCCCTCTCCGGTTCGCGGCTCGTTAAACCACCCCGAGTTCAACCGAGTTCCCGATCTCTGCGGGTTCGTAAACCGGTTCAACGCCGAACGACTCGTTCCGACATCGGTAGTGTTCGAGAGACAGAGGCTTACAGAGCTCAAGAAACTCGCGAGTCGACTCAGTGAGTCAAATTCTAATAAGCACACATCGTTCGAGGTGCTCTCCGCGCATGTGTGGCGGAGCTGGGCGCGATCACTGAACCTGCCGTCGAGCCAAACCCTCAAGCTTTTGTTCAGTATCAACGTCCGAGACCGAGTCAAACCGAGTATACCCAGTGGGTTTTACGGGAACGCCTTCGTCGTCGGGTGCGCGCAAACCACCGTGAAAGATTTAACGGAGAAAGGGTTAAGCCACGCGGCGATGCTAGTGAAACAAGCGAAGGAGCGTGTCGGCGATGGTTACGTCAGATCAGTGGTGGAAGCCGTGAGCAAAGCCAAAGCTTGTCCTGACTCGGTCGGAGTTTTGATACTGTCGCAGTGGTCGCGTCTCGGTTTAGAACGGGTTGATTTCGGATTTGGTAAACCGGTTCACGTGGGATCGGTTTGCTGCGACCGTTACTGTTTGTTACTTCCGGTTCCTGAACAGAGTGACGCCGTTAAAGTAATGGTCGCCGTTCCGTCAAGCGCCGTTGACTCCTACGAGAATCTTTTGACGTGTCCGAACGCTTAA
- the LOC106398544 gene encoding uncharacterized protein LOC106398544 produces MDFLLWRAKEQGVGTEVMKVFPWLLWYIWKSHNEKLFNNKDIAPMDTLNLAENESQSWFLAQVLPSLFETAADEQHSTTTERTDCQDPFKWRCQVDASWTGEKEGCGLGFIALEENKPSLYGARGGRAKTPLHAEANGLIWAMQEITKLGLQVMHFETDCEQLVNIINREEDWPALAMEIDEIKDLTRSFTEFSMSFIPRVLNIRADGLAKGARSRALQFPYVDGCAPRWLPNTGHMDAN; encoded by the coding sequence ATGGACTTCCTTCTGTGGCGAGCAAAAGAACAAGGCGTGGGTACAGAAGTGATGAAGGTATTTCCATGGCTATtgtggtatatatggaaatCGCACAATGAAAAACTCTTCAACAATAAAGACATTGCACCCATGGACACGCTCAATCTTGCTGAAAACGAATCCCAAAGCTGGTTCTTAGCTCAGGTTCTCCCGAGTCTGTTTGAAACCGCTGCAGACGAACAACATTCCACGACGACCGAAAGGACAGATTGCCAAGATCCATTCAAATGGAGATGCCAAGTCGATGCCTCCTGGACAGGTGAAAAGGAAGGCTGTGGGTTAGGGTTCATAGCATTGGAGGAAAATAAGCCAAGTCTCTACGGAGCAAGAGGAGGAAGAGCCAAGACACCCCTACACGCAGAGGCGAATGGTCTGATTTGGGCAATGCAGGAGATAACAAAGCTTGGACTTCAAGTTATGCATTTTGAAACAGACTGTGAGCAACTTGTGAACATAATTAACAGGGAGGAAGATTGGCCAGCGCTGGCGATGGAGATAGATGAAATAAAAGACCTTACAAGAAGCTTTACGGAGTTCTCGATGTCATTCATACCTAGAGTTTTAAATATCCGAGCAGATGGCCTAGCGAAAGGCGCGAGATCACGAGCCCTCCAGTTCCCATACGTAGACGGTTGTGCACCAAGATGGCTACCTAATACTGGTCATATGGATGCAAACTAG